TAGTACATCCGCGCCGTAATCAGACCCATCCAGTTCGAACAGCAGCACTTCACTCCCAGGCTCCAGCACCTGGATATCTTTGATCAGCGGCATGTATTACCTATGGGATGAATGACTGGGTAAACGTGGTGGTCAAGGTGTAGAAGCCCGCCCCGTTTGGGGATACGGTCGGAGCCGAAGCGCGATAGAAGCTCAGTTCGCCAAGCGGAGGCGTCCACAGGAACGACTTGAAACCAGCATGGCGATCGAGAAATGCTTTGATGTCACGGGCCACGGCTTCACGAACCACGAAAGACACCGGCCAAACATCCACTTTGTTGTTGGGCCCATCGCCCACCACCTGCTCGTATCCGTTGCCGAATTTGCTGGAGCGGGTCCGGTACTCGGGTGTGCTGGTCGTCTCCAGCTTCGGACACCAGGTGAATGTCTCAACGGCCATTAATGACCCTCCAAATTGCGCCGCCTGGGCGAAGCTCTTCAGCGATCGCCTGCTGCGCGCCGCGCTTGGCGGTATCGGCGTAAGCCTGCCCGACCGCCTGCATATCCTTTGCCGACGAGTCGTTTGCCGCGCTGGGCACTGTGAAGTTTTGCTGAATGACGACCGAGCCGCCGGCGGACGACGCGCCAGTGGCCGCGGAGGCCCCAGACGCAAGCCCTACGTAGCCACCATCGGCATAACCGGGCTTCCCGGACTTGTTCAACCGCTCAAGATACTCACGCATCCCCGGCTGCTGGACCACTTCCTTGCGGATCACCACCTCACCGCCGTGAACGACACCCATTGGCTCGTACTTGCCGCCGTCGCCGGTATACCCGCCGTCCCAGTGCTGCGAGGAAAGCCAGCTCTGGTAAGCGGCGCCGGTATAGCCAGCTTGAGTCGAACCAGAGGAGCCGCCACCGAAGTACGTGGTAGCTGCGGTTGTGGCTAGACCGAGAAGCGCGCTGGCGCCTGAAGAAACCGCCTGCCGGGCCGCAATACGAGCCAAGTCAGCAAGAACTGATTTGGCGAAATCGGCAATAGAGGCCTTGCCCGTCATGGCGAAGTTCACCACCGAGTCTTCAAGACCGCTGAATACACCGGTAAAGAGGCTCTTTGTTTGGCCGGCGACGTCCTTGGCGCTTTGCAGGTAGTCTTGGTACGCGGACGAGGCTCCCACTGTCCAGTCGCTCTGGGCCTTGTCGACGTCGACGTAATACTGCCGCTGCATCGCCAGGCGCTGATCCAGCGCGCTTTTCAGCGATGCCGTCTCCTTGTCGTAGAGGTCGGTGCTGAACTGGTCCTTGTTGCTCTTGTTGTAGTCGGACGTCAGCTTGTCCATCTGTGATTGATAGGACTGCTGAATGTTTCGCTGTTCCTGGAGCCGCTGCTTTTGAACATCGCCCAAACCGGCGCCGGCGAGATTGTTGTCCAGACCCTGCTGCGCGCTGTTGAGCTGACTGCGCACGTTCTCGTCGAAGGCAGCGAGCTTGCGTTGGGTTTCCACTGCCTTTTCGCGGAGTGTGTTCTCCGCCTCGAGCGCAGCGTTTCGCTTGAGCTGGGCGGTGTAAAGGTCAGAGCTCGCCAGCAGAGATTTCTGATCAGCCGTCAGCGTCTGCTTGTTCTTGATATCGGCGAGCTGCTGCTCCCACTCGACAAGCTTTTTGGCGTTCGCGCCCAAGGTCTGGCTGGCAGCGTTCTGGTCGCCGATCAGCGCGCCCTGCTGCTGAAGCGCTGCATATTGCTGCCGTGCCGCGTCCAGCGCCTTGGTGCCGGCGTCCTCGCGGTACTGAGGTGTTTTGGATTTCGCGGGGTCCTTGTACTTGTCGTTGATCGCAGCGATATCCTTCGCCTGCTGATCTGACGAGAGAAGCAGAGATTTGTCGCCCGTCTTGCGTGCCTGGATGATCCGGCGCTCGACCAGAAGCCGGTAATCAGCGAGCTCCCTGGCGCGCTTGTCAGCGTTGCTCTCCGTGTCCTTGCGGAGTTTGTCCAGCTTGAGTTGATCGTCCAGCGCCTGCTGCTGTTGCTGCTGTGCGAAGCCTTTCGCTGCGGCCCTACGATCCTCTTCCGCCTTCTGAACAAGCTTGTCGGTTTTGTCTCGCTCGAGCGCTTCCTTGCGGAACGAGTCATCCGGCGTCAGGTTGCTCATCGGGTCGACGAGTTGGCCCTTGGCATTGCGCTGGTTTCGTTTCGCAGCGTTGGCCGCAATTGCGTCGAGCTGCTCGTCCAGTTTCTTGATTTGCTGGTCGAGCGTGTCCTCCCGGCCGACATTGAGCGCGGCATCCCATGCCAGCTTGGCGGCGGACATTACGCCAGCCCATGCGGACTCAAGGGTGCCGAGGTTGTTCTTGATGGATGTCGAGGTCCGGTTCAGCCCATCTTCATAGGCCGCTGTAGCGACCGCGGCTGCATCTTGAGTTTTGCCCTGTTCCTGCAGCGATCTGATGTTCTCGTAGGTCGTCGCCGTCAGAAAATTCATCGACTCGTTGAGCTTCAGAATTTCCGCGACCGGGTCCTTGGCGATGCGCTCGAAGTTCTTGACCGTCTCGTCAGCCGCGACACCTGTCGCCGACTGGAACTTGATCGCGGCTTGCGCAATCGACTCGAAGGCGGTGACAGGAATTCGCGTGGAGCTGGCCAACCGCGCCAGAACCTCCGCTGCCTTGCCGACGGTGCCGCCGGACTGAGCGACTTGACGCGCCATGTCGGCCAGGCCGTTTGCGCTCGCGCCGGCTGTGTTGCCCGTCATCGCGAGTGCCGCGTTATAGGCCGTCGCCTCCTCGCTGCCCTGCTTGTAGGCCAGCGCCAGCACCGCGGCCGCCGCAGCGGCTACGGTGAAGGGGTTGATCAGCCCCATCACGTAGCCCGACAACGCCTTGGCTGCTGGTCCGATGCCGCCGAACATGTCTTTGAGCTGACCGCCCTGCTGCAGGAGGACCGTGAGCGGGGCCTGACCACCTTGCAGCGACACAGCGATATCGGTGAACTGAGCTGGCACGCCGCGCAGCGCAGCGTTGTACGCTTTGACCGACATCGTGCCCTTGGTCATGACCGCGTCAGTCTTCCCGATGGCGTCGCGCTGGTCGTTGAGCTTTTTCAGGTAATCATCGAAATCGCCCTTGTCCAGGCGACCGGCCGCGCGGTGCTTGCGCAACTGGTCTTCCATCTTGTCGAGACGGCCATAAGCCGCGACGACCGGGTCGATCTGGCCGACCAGCTTGTCGAGCTGGCCAGCCTGATAGGCCGCTTCCTTGGTCGCCGACTTGAGCGCGCGCTGCGCACGGTCCATCCCCTTTTCGAAGCCGCCGGTGTTCGCCACCAGGTCGACCGTCAATTGGCCGAGCGAATCAACAGCCATAAATCACCCCTTCACGCGCTGCAGCAGCGCCAACAGATCCTGCGGCGTGGCTTCTTTTGATGGAGCTTGGAAGCCGCGATCCGGCATGAAGTCGGAGAACTTGGCTTTGCCGCCCATGGCATTGTTGAACACGGTGGCAAGCAGCGCGAAACCTTCATCGAGACGAAGGCCCAGATTCAGCGAGCCGGTTTGAAGCCGGTACCGCATCCAGTCCATCGCCTCGACGTAGGTCATTCTTTGCTTTGCTTCGGCGATCGTCGTCCCGAGGACGATCGCGAGCTCGTGCCAGAGCTCTTCCTCGGGTTGGATTTTTTTTCGAGCGCGCCCTCCGGCACCTTGTTGACCTCACCGATTGCGGCAAGCAACACAATCGCCAGCTCCGCACAAAGCGGGCCATGCCCCGTTTCTGGCCCGCCGACTACGTCCTCGACGGTAAACACCGGCACACCGTCTTTGTCGGTGATGCAGGAGGCGATGCGCTGGGCGGCCAAGTCGCCGCCGCGGTCCTGAGCATCCCAGCGCTGGGTCAGCGAAATGAAAGACTCCTGCAGCACGTACACGGTGGCCTTCTGCGGCTTTCCGTTCGCGTGCCAGCTGACTTCCTTTTTGTGCGGTGCCGAGATGAACGCCCCGGACGCTTTGAGCGAAGCAATATTCAGATCCATGGAGGTTCCTTACGGCGCAGTCTTGGCGACCAGAACGGGTTCGCCCGAAACCTGGATGCCAACGGTGGATTTGACGACGTCGCCTAGACCGAACGTGAACGGGAAACTGTTCATGTAGCCTTCGAAGGTGAGCCAGGTGCGGGTGTTTGGCAGGTCGAAATCGATCTCTGTTTCCACCAACGCGCGCGCAGTCGCACCGGTACCAGCGCCACCTGTGAGCGCCACGGTCGGGGCGCTGGTGTAGCCGGCGCCTTCGTTCGTAATGGTGAATCCAGTGACCTTGCCGTTCGCGATTTGGGCCGTCGCCGTCGCGCCAGTGCCACCGCCGCCAGTGATAGCCACCGTAGGAGCAGTCGTGTAGCCGGTGCCCGCCGAGTTCAGCACCAGCGCTGACAGACCGCCTGGCGTGCCAATAAGAGGCTGGATGCCTTCTTCGGTATCGAAGTTGTAGCCGTCAGACCAGCCAACAACCCACTTAAGCTTCGTGCCAGCGGTCTTCAACTGGTGAAGGCGCAGGTGAACCGGGTTCTTTGGGTCGATGTTCAAGCCGAACGACGCGGAACCAGGTTCAGCCAGACCAGCTTCATATTCACGACCTTTCGATTTGGTGCACGTCACGTCGACCTGCGCGACCGAAGTGTCGATGCCATCGAGCGTGGTGAAGCAGCCCACATCGAGAATGGTGTTATCAGCCGGGTCGATGGCGAAAAGCTCCGTGCCCTGGACATTAATGGTCAAATTGGTACTCCCAGATTTCCTGCGAAATCTCACATTGGCGGGCATAAAAAAACCCGCCGGAGCGGGTCGTTCTTTCAGGTTTTCCGGCTATGCACTGACCAGCCAGGCAACATCGAAACCTTTGCGGTAGTTCTTCGTAACGGTGTCCACGGTATCGACGCCGAACCCGGTGATGTAGGCCCGCTTTCCAATGGCTTTGCGCATGGCGGATACCACCGAGTCCGCCGATATCGCTGTCGCGGCGTAGACATCGATCTGCAGGCCGTATCGGTCTGTTTCCGGCTGTCCGTTGATGTAGTTCAGGGGCGAGCCGCTCACCACCTGCCAAACCGCGTACGGCTTGGCTACGTCCTGCGGCGCTTCACCATGCGGATAGAGCCTGAGCGGGCTTTCGCCCAGCAGCGCAACCACAGCAGGATCGGATTTGCACACCTGGGTAATGGGCGCGAGCATCAGTTCACCCCCAGCTTGATCAATTGGTACTTGGCCGAGCCGAGGAACTCCTTGAACAGGGCCTCGCGGTTGTTGGCCAGCGCCGGGCGCAGGAACGGCCGGGCGCGGTTTTTCTCGGTGCCGAGCTCAACCCACCACCAATAAAAGGTGTTGCCGCCGCCCTGCCCCCGGCTGCGCTTGCGCACACCAACGGACATCACAACCGCGCCGACTTCCATGCCGATCGCCTTGCGTTCAACAATCGCGAGGTTCTTCGGGATGTAGTTCGATGTTTCCGGGTCATCAATCCGCGCTGCCCGGTCCTTGGCGTCCGCGAGAACGATCTCCATCGCATCCTTGGCCGCTGGCGTGACGACCTTGCGGCGCATTTCCTCGGTCAGCCCACGGAACCGGGCAGATAATTCGTCTGCTCCCCTGAGCTTGTACTCAACCCGATCACCCATCGTTCGTGCCCTCACTGGCTGGGAAGGTCAAGTACTCCTTGCCAGACACGGGATCTCTCAAAATCCCGTGCAAGTTGTAGATCCTGCCCTCATGGCGAGCGCGCATGGCAGCGTCGAAGCCGTCACGGTATCGCGTCACGATCCTGCAAGTGACCTCGGACTGGGTGGACTGCGCCGAGATGAACTCGCGCACGCTTAAATCCCTGATTGCGGCCCATACCGTGGCAAATTCCACCCACGACACCAGCTCTTCGTTAGAAACGGGGTCATTGGTGACGACCTTCTCCTCGAAGGTCACCCGATGACGGAGATCGCCGGCGCGCATGGGTATTCCTCCTGCGGTTTGCTGTCTGCCAGGCTGCGCGAAGACCACAGTAGCGGACCGACACCCATCGGCAGCACTGCCGCTGAGGTGCCGACCACCACTGCTTCACGATTCGTGTAGGAGTGGCCGATCAGCAGCAGAAGTGCAGATTTGAAGCTTGCCGGGATATCGCCGGCAGCGGCGAGTAGAGGGTTGTCGCAGTACCAGAGAGCCCAAGCCAGTGCCGACTCCGCATACAGCTCGATCAGATCGTCCTCATCCGCCGAATCGACGCGCAAGTGCTTCTTGATGAGATCCATCGCCAGCAAATCGGCAAGGGCCACGGTCATTTCTTAACCTTTTCCTTCG
The nucleotide sequence above comes from Pseudomonas lutea. Encoded proteins:
- a CDS encoding HK97-gp10 family putative phage morphogenesis protein; its protein translation is MGDRVEYKLRGADELSARFRGLTEEMRRKVVTPAAKDAMEIVLADAKDRAARIDDPETSNYIPKNLAIVERKAIGMEVGAVVMSVGVRKRSRGQGGGNTFYWWWVELGTEKNRARPFLRPALANNREALFKEFLGSAKYQLIKLGVN
- a CDS encoding phage head closure protein yields the protein MRAGDLRHRVTFEEKVVTNDPVSNEELVSWVEFATVWAAIRDLSVREFISAQSTQSEVTCRIVTRYRDGFDAAMRARHEGRIYNLHGILRDPVSGKEYLTFPASEGTNDG
- a CDS encoding phage tail tape measure protein, which gives rise to MAVDSLGQLTVDLVANTGGFEKGMDRAQRALKSATKEAAYQAGQLDKLVGQIDPVVAAYGRLDKMEDQLRKHRAAGRLDKGDFDDYLKKLNDQRDAIGKTDAVMTKGTMSVKAYNAALRGVPAQFTDIAVSLQGGQAPLTVLLQQGGQLKDMFGGIGPAAKALSGYVMGLINPFTVAAAAAAVLALAYKQGSEEATAYNAALAMTGNTAGASANGLADMARQVAQSGGTVGKAAEVLARLASSTRIPVTAFESIAQAAIKFQSATGVAADETVKNFERIAKDPVAEILKLNESMNFLTATTYENIRSLQEQGKTQDAAAVATAAYEDGLNRTSTSIKNNLGTLESAWAGVMSAAKLAWDAALNVGREDTLDQQIKKLDEQLDAIAANAAKRNQRNAKGQLVDPMSNLTPDDSFRKEALERDKTDKLVQKAEEDRRAAAKGFAQQQQQQALDDQLKLDKLRKDTESNADKRARELADYRLLVERRIIQARKTGDKSLLLSSDQQAKDIAAINDKYKDPAKSKTPQYREDAGTKALDAARQQYAALQQQGALIGDQNAASQTLGANAKKLVEWEQQLADIKNKQTLTADQKSLLASSDLYTAQLKRNAALEAENTLREKAVETQRKLAAFDENVRSQLNSAQQGLDNNLAGAGLGDVQKQRLQEQRNIQQSYQSQMDKLTSDYNKSNKDQFSTDLYDKETASLKSALDQRLAMQRQYYVDVDKAQSDWTVGASSAYQDYLQSAKDVAGQTKSLFTGVFSGLEDSVVNFAMTGKASIADFAKSVLADLARIAARQAVSSGASALLGLATTAATTYFGGGSSGSTQAGYTGAAYQSWLSSQHWDGGYTGDGGKYEPMGVVHGGEVVIRKEVVQQPGMREYLERLNKSGKPGYADGGYVGLASGASAATGASSAGGSVVIQQNFTVPSAANDSSAKDMQAVGQAYADTAKRGAQQAIAEELRPGGAIWRVINGR
- a CDS encoding phage tail assembly protein T produces the protein MTYVEAMDWMRYRLQTGSLNLGLRLDEGFALLATVFNNAMGGKAKFSDFMPDRGFQAPSKEATPQDLLALLQRVKG
- a CDS encoding head-tail connector protein; amino-acid sequence: MTVALADLLAMDLIKKHLRVDSADEDDLIELYAESALAWALWYCDNPLLAAAGDIPASFKSALLLLIGHSYTNREAVVVGTSAAVLPMGVGPLLWSSRSLADSKPQEEYPCAPAISVIG
- a CDS encoding phage tail assembly chaperone family protein, TAC, with protein sequence MDLNIASLKASGAFISAPHKKEVSWHANGKPQKATVYVLQESFISLTQRWDAQDRGGDLAAQRIASCITDKDGVPVFTVEDVVGGPETGHGPLCAELAIVLLAAIGEVNKVPEGALEKKSNPRKSSGTSSRSSSGRRSPKQSKE
- a CDS encoding DUF3168 domain-containing protein — protein: MLAPITQVCKSDPAVVALLGESPLRLYPHGEAPQDVAKPYAVWQVVSGSPLNYINGQPETDRYGLQIDVYAATAISADSVVSAMRKAIGKRAYITGFGVDTVDTVTKNYRKGFDVAWLVSA
- a CDS encoding phage tail protein encodes the protein MAVETFTWCPKLETTSTPEYRTRSSKFGNGYEQVVGDGPNNKVDVWPVSFVVREAVARDIKAFLDRHAGFKSFLWTPPLGELSFYRASAPTVSPNGAGFYTLTTTFTQSFIP
- a CDS encoding phage tail tube protein, coding for MPANVRFRRKSGSTNLTINVQGTELFAIDPADNTILDVGCFTTLDGIDTSVAQVDVTCTKSKGREYEAGLAEPGSASFGLNIDPKNPVHLRLHQLKTAGTKLKWVVGWSDGYNFDTEEGIQPLIGTPGGLSALVLNSAGTGYTTAPTVAITGGGGTGATATAQIANGKVTGFTITNEGAGYTSAPTVALTGGAGTGATARALVETEIDFDLPNTRTWLTFEGYMNSFPFTFGLGDVVKSTVGIQVSGEPVLVAKTAP